A single genomic interval of Falco cherrug isolate bFalChe1 chromosome 8, bFalChe1.pri, whole genome shotgun sequence harbors:
- the PJVK gene encoding pejvakin isoform X1, producing the protein MFAAATKNFVKQVGDGGRLVPVPSLSEADKYQPLSLVIKKRKCLLSKKSRFASTPFTLKDILQGEKEISAGVSSYQLLNYEDKSDVSLNGRRGNQIMNDVGFDVAGSDSVAFKASFGIVTKHEVEVPTLLNELTTRKINFDHCLVHQSRKSRMEILCVVMESIRTTRQCSLTVHTGMRGETMRFHIIEDQNYKGRDKAIVFPAHTTIAFSVFELYIHLDGNFELCVTPVSKGGFEKEKSGSSSLTKLRRLKSNLFHRNKRVVDTIANSDAYLEDLFTDYYEKAASMTDLSTSYLREGSHIRINLLNNNIPKGPCVLCGMGSSKRETVYGCLECSFNGQKYVRLHAVPCFDLWHKRVR; encoded by the exons ATGTTTGCTGCTGCAACCAAAAACTTTGTTAAACAGGTTGGTGATGGAGGAAGACTAGTTCCAGTGCCCAGTCTCAGTGAAGCTGACAAATACCAACCTCTAAGCCTTGtgattaagaaaagaaaatgtttactttcaaaaaaatctagATTTGCTTCAACACCTTTCACATTAAAAGACATTCTtcaaggagagaaagaaatttctgCAG GTGTCTCATCTTACCAGTTGCTCAACTATGAAGACAAATCAGATGTTTCACTCAATGGTAGAAGAGGAAATCAGATAATGAATGATGTTGGGTTTGATGTTGCTGGATCAGATTCTGTTGCCTTTAAAGCTTCGTTTGGCATAGTGACCAAACATGAGGTTGAAGTACCAACGTTACTTAACGAACTTACTACAAg aaaaataaactttgatCATTGTCTAGTCCATCAATCAAGAAAAAGTAGGATGGAAATTTTGTGTGTGGTTATGGAAAGTATTAGAACTACGAGGCAGTGCTCCTTAACTGTCCATACTGGAATGCGTGGAGAAACAATGAGG TTTCACATTATTGAAGATCAGAATTATAAAGGGCGAGACAAAGCCATTGTTTTTCCTGCACATACAACTATTGCTTTTAGTGTATTTGAACTTTATATTCATTTGGATGGTAATTTCG aacTCTGTGTGACTCCAGTTTCAAAAGGAGgatttgaaaaagagaaatctggaTCATCTTCACTGACCAAATTAAGGAGGTTAAAGAGTAATCTGTTTCATCGAA ATAAGAGAGTAGTGGATACCATTGCTAACTCTGATGCTTACTTGGAGGATCTTTTTACAGATTACTATGAAAAAGCTGCGAGCATGACAGACCTCTCTACGAGCTATCTCAGAGAAGGGTCTCATATCCGAATTAATTTACTTAATAACAACATCCCCAAAGGTCCCTGTGTACTTTGTGGAATGGGAAGTTCTAAAAGGGAGACGGTCTACGGGTGCCTAGAGTGTTCTTTTAATGGACAGAAGTATGTACGACTGCATGCTGTGCCCTGTTTTGACCTCTGGCATAAGAGAGTAAGGTAA
- the PJVK gene encoding pejvakin isoform X2, translating into MNDVGFDVAGSDSVAFKASFGIVTKHEVEVPTLLNELTTRKINFDHCLVHQSRKSRMEILCVVMESIRTTRQCSLTVHTGMRGETMRFHIIEDQNYKGRDKAIVFPAHTTIAFSVFELYIHLDGNFELCVTPVSKGGFEKEKSGSSSLTKLRRLKSNLFHRNKRVVDTIANSDAYLEDLFTDYYEKAASMTDLSTSYLREGSHIRINLLNNNIPKGPCVLCGMGSSKRETVYGCLECSFNGQKYVRLHAVPCFDLWHKRVR; encoded by the exons ATGAATGATGTTGGGTTTGATGTTGCTGGATCAGATTCTGTTGCCTTTAAAGCTTCGTTTGGCATAGTGACCAAACATGAGGTTGAAGTACCAACGTTACTTAACGAACTTACTACAAg aaaaataaactttgatCATTGTCTAGTCCATCAATCAAGAAAAAGTAGGATGGAAATTTTGTGTGTGGTTATGGAAAGTATTAGAACTACGAGGCAGTGCTCCTTAACTGTCCATACTGGAATGCGTGGAGAAACAATGAGG TTTCACATTATTGAAGATCAGAATTATAAAGGGCGAGACAAAGCCATTGTTTTTCCTGCACATACAACTATTGCTTTTAGTGTATTTGAACTTTATATTCATTTGGATGGTAATTTCG aacTCTGTGTGACTCCAGTTTCAAAAGGAGgatttgaaaaagagaaatctggaTCATCTTCACTGACCAAATTAAGGAGGTTAAAGAGTAATCTGTTTCATCGAA ATAAGAGAGTAGTGGATACCATTGCTAACTCTGATGCTTACTTGGAGGATCTTTTTACAGATTACTATGAAAAAGCTGCGAGCATGACAGACCTCTCTACGAGCTATCTCAGAGAAGGGTCTCATATCCGAATTAATTTACTTAATAACAACATCCCCAAAGGTCCCTGTGTACTTTGTGGAATGGGAAGTTCTAAAAGGGAGACGGTCTACGGGTGCCTAGAGTGTTCTTTTAATGGACAGAAGTATGTACGACTGCATGCTGTGCCCTGTTTTGACCTCTGGCATAAGAGAGTAAGGTAA
- the FKBP7 gene encoding peptidyl-prolyl cis-trans isomerase FKBP7: protein MAPALPLLLLPLALLAAPARAEGGAAAAAEEVKIEVLHLPEACSPKSKKGDLLNAHYDGFLASDGSKFYCSRTQNEGHPKWFVLGVGQVIKGLDIAMMSMCPGEKRKVIIPPSLAYGQQGYAQGKIPPNATLIFEIELYAVNKGPRSVEAFNQIDKDSDRKLSELEISQYLKEEFARDGKRRHPSVHDEILADIFKKNDHDGDGFISAKEYNVYQHDEL from the exons ATGGCCCCTGCgctgcccctgctcctcctgccgCTGGCCTTGTTGGCCGCCCCGGCTCGGGCCgagggcggcgcggcggccgcggcggagGAGGTCAAAATAGAGGTGCTGCACCTGCCCGAGGCCTGCAGCCCCAAGAGCAAGAAGGGGGACCTGCTGAACGCGCACTACGACGGCTTCCTGGCCAGCGACGGATCCAAGTTTTACTGCAG TCGGACACAAAATGAAGGTCATCCAAAATGGTTCGTTCTGGGTGTTGGACAAGTCATAAAAGGGTTAGATATTGCTATGATGAGTATGTGTCCTGGAGAAAAACGGAAAGTGATCATTCCTCCATCATTAGCATATGGACAACAAGGATAcg CACAGGGCAAGATTCCACCCAATGCAACATTGATCTTTGAGATTGAACTTTATGCAGTAAATAAGGGACCTCGCAGTGTTGAAGCATTTAATCAAATAGACAAGGACAGTGACAGGAAACTCTCTGAACTAGAG aTAAGCCaatatttgaaagaagaatTTGCAAGAGATGGCAAAAGACGGCATCCCTCAGTCCATGATGAAATCTTAGCTGATATATTTAAGAAGAACGACCACGATGGAGATGGTTTCATATCAGCAAAGGAGTACAATGTCTACCAGCATGATGAACTCTAA